From a single Hymenobacter sp. YIM 151500-1 genomic region:
- the carB gene encoding carbamoyl-phosphate synthase (glutamine-hydrolyzing) large subunit has translation MNKPNKVLILGSGALKIGEAGEFDYSGSQALKALKEEGIRTILINPNIATVQTSEGMADDVYFLPVTPYFVEEVIKKERPDGILVAFGGQTALNCAVALFRAGVFEKYSVRVLGTPVQSIIDTEDREIFKEKLAQIGVLCARSVAVTTLDDALLAGEKIGFPIIVRAAFALGGLGSGFANNMDELRALARQAFTTSDQILVEESLKGWKEVEYEVVRDQFDNCITVCNMENFDPIGIHTGESIVVAPSQTLSNREYHKLRSIGIQTIRHLGIVGECNIQYALDPESEDYRVIEVNARLSRSSALASKATGYPLAFVAAKLSLGYSLAELKNSVTQTTSAFFEPALDYVVVKLPRWDLGKFSGVNRQIGSAMKSVGEVMAIGKSFEEAIQKGLRMLDTGRRGFVANRPEHVDQDTIDKLLSEPNEERIFAINHAFEAGYTLEQVHQLTRIDHWFLQRLFTIFQLGQQLAAGRATGLDSLETKLLREVKKAGFSDQQIAVLLLGENSATSNVKANELLVRARRQALGVRPVVKQIDTLAAEFPARTNYLYLTYHGTENDLARETAKSVAVLGSGVYRIGSSVEFDWCGVQAVQTVAEEGYKSIIINYNPETVSTDYDVSDRLYFEELSFERVMDILEFELPEGVILSTGGQIPNNIATRLEQAGAPILGTSAARIDEAENRHKFSSILDELGIAQPRWSELTSMEAIHAFVREVGYPVLIRPSYVLSGAAMNVVLNPQELEEYLKLAAAVSAEYPVVVSEFIQEAKEIELDAVADRGEIVSYAISEHVEFAGVHSGDATMYYPPQRVYVGTVRKLKVIAEKIARRFQISGPFNIQFLEKNREIRVIECNLRASRSYPFVSKISGNNLIKKATQVLLGKQVARDESERVYDLPFVGVKAPQFSFTRLPGADPVLRVDMVSTGEVGCLGDTAEEALLKAMLSVGYKIPQKSVLISGGTIQSKVALLSATELLVKRGYRIYATQGTHRFFAENNVPSSLLFWPNDMQEPNVLTYLKEKKIDLVINVPKNLSKGELDNDYKIRRTAVDSGVPLLTNARLARAFILAFCTLGIEDLKIKSWNEYKAM, from the coding sequence ATGAACAAACCCAACAAAGTTCTCATCCTCGGTTCCGGCGCCCTCAAAATCGGCGAGGCCGGAGAGTTCGACTATTCCGGCTCGCAAGCCCTCAAAGCACTCAAGGAGGAAGGCATCCGTACCATCCTCATCAACCCCAACATTGCCACCGTGCAGACCTCGGAGGGCATGGCCGACGACGTGTACTTTCTGCCCGTGACGCCCTACTTCGTGGAGGAGGTCATCAAAAAGGAGCGGCCCGATGGCATTCTGGTAGCGTTTGGCGGGCAGACGGCCCTGAACTGCGCCGTGGCCCTGTTCCGCGCCGGCGTATTTGAGAAGTACAGCGTGCGGGTGCTGGGTACGCCCGTGCAGAGCATCATCGACACCGAGGACCGGGAGATTTTCAAGGAGAAGCTGGCGCAGATTGGCGTACTCTGCGCCCGCAGCGTGGCCGTGACGACGCTGGACGATGCCCTGCTGGCCGGCGAGAAAATCGGCTTTCCCATCATCGTGCGGGCGGCGTTTGCGCTGGGCGGGCTGGGCAGCGGCTTTGCCAACAACATGGACGAGCTGCGTGCCCTGGCCCGGCAGGCCTTTACCACGTCGGACCAGATTCTGGTGGAAGAATCGCTCAAGGGCTGGAAGGAAGTGGAGTACGAAGTAGTGCGCGACCAGTTTGATAACTGCATCACGGTCTGCAACATGGAAAACTTCGACCCCATCGGCATCCACACCGGCGAGAGCATCGTGGTGGCCCCGTCGCAGACGCTCAGCAACCGCGAGTACCACAAGCTGCGCAGCATCGGCATCCAGACCATCCGGCACTTGGGCATCGTGGGCGAGTGCAATATTCAGTACGCTTTGGATCCGGAGTCAGAAGATTATCGGGTGATTGAGGTGAATGCGCGCTTGTCGCGCTCCTCGGCGCTGGCTTCCAAGGCCACGGGCTACCCGCTGGCTTTCGTGGCCGCCAAACTGAGTCTAGGCTACTCGCTGGCCGAGCTGAAAAACAGCGTCACGCAAACCACGTCGGCCTTTTTCGAGCCGGCCCTGGACTACGTAGTGGTGAAGCTGCCGCGCTGGGACCTGGGCAAATTCTCGGGCGTGAACCGGCAGATTGGTTCGGCCATGAAGAGCGTGGGCGAGGTCATGGCCATCGGCAAGTCGTTTGAGGAAGCCATTCAGAAGGGTTTGCGGATGCTCGACACCGGCCGGCGCGGCTTTGTGGCCAACCGGCCCGAGCACGTCGACCAAGACACGATTGACAAGCTGCTGAGCGAGCCGAACGAGGAGCGCATCTTCGCCATCAACCACGCCTTCGAGGCCGGCTACACGCTGGAACAGGTACACCAGCTGACGCGCATCGACCACTGGTTTTTGCAGCGCCTGTTCACGATTTTCCAACTCGGCCAGCAGCTGGCCGCCGGCCGCGCCACCGGCCTGGACTCGTTGGAAACCAAGCTGTTGCGCGAGGTAAAGAAAGCCGGTTTCTCGGACCAGCAGATTGCCGTGCTGCTGCTGGGCGAGAACAGCGCCACCAGCAACGTCAAAGCCAACGAGCTGCTGGTGCGCGCCCGCCGCCAGGCCCTGGGCGTGCGGCCCGTGGTGAAGCAGATTGACACGCTGGCCGCCGAGTTTCCGGCCCGCACCAACTACCTCTACCTCACCTACCACGGCACCGAAAACGACCTGGCCCGCGAAACCGCCAAGTCGGTGGCCGTGCTGGGTTCGGGCGTGTACCGCATCGGCTCGTCGGTGGAGTTCGATTGGTGCGGCGTGCAGGCCGTGCAGACCGTGGCCGAGGAAGGCTACAAGTCCATCATCATCAACTACAACCCCGAAACCGTCTCGACCGACTACGACGTGAGCGACCGGCTCTACTTCGAGGAGCTGAGCTTCGAGCGGGTGATGGACATCCTGGAGTTTGAGTTACCCGAGGGCGTGATTCTGAGTACCGGCGGGCAGATTCCCAACAACATCGCCACCCGCCTGGAGCAGGCCGGCGCGCCCATCCTGGGCACTTCGGCGGCCCGCATCGACGAGGCCGAGAACCGCCACAAGTTCAGCAGCATCCTCGACGAGCTGGGCATTGCCCAGCCGCGCTGGAGCGAGCTGACAAGCATGGAAGCCATTCACGCCTTCGTGCGGGAAGTGGGCTACCCGGTGCTCATCCGGCCCAGCTACGTGTTGTCGGGCGCGGCCATGAACGTGGTGTTGAACCCGCAGGAGCTGGAAGAGTACTTGAAGCTGGCCGCCGCCGTCAGCGCCGAGTACCCGGTGGTGGTGTCGGAGTTTATCCAGGAAGCCAAGGAAATCGAGCTGGACGCCGTGGCCGACCGGGGCGAAATCGTGAGCTACGCCATATCGGAGCACGTGGAGTTTGCCGGCGTGCACTCCGGCGACGCCACCATGTATTACCCGCCGCAGCGCGTGTACGTGGGCACGGTGCGCAAGCTCAAGGTCATTGCCGAGAAGATTGCCCGGCGCTTCCAGATCAGCGGGCCGTTCAACATCCAGTTCCTGGAGAAAAACCGGGAAATACGCGTGATTGAGTGCAACCTGCGCGCCTCGCGCAGCTACCCGTTCGTGTCGAAAATATCGGGCAACAACCTCATCAAAAAGGCTACCCAAGTGCTGCTGGGCAAGCAAGTAGCGCGCGACGAAAGCGAGCGGGTGTACGACCTGCCCTTCGTGGGCGTGAAGGCCCCGCAGTTCTCGTTCACCCGCCTGCCCGGCGCCGACCCGGTGCTGCGCGTCGACATGGTGAGCACCGGCGAAGTAGGCTGCCTGGGCGACACCGCCGAGGAAGCCCTGCTGAAAGCCATGCTGAGCGTGGGCTACAAAATCCCGCAGAAATCGGTGCTGATTTCCGGCGGCACCATCCAGTCGAAAGTGGCGCTGCTCTCCGCCACCGAGCTACTGGTGAAGCGCGGGTACCGGATCTACGCCACCCAGGGCACCCACCGCTTCTTCGCCGAAAACAACGTGCCCTCGAGCCTGCTCTTCTGGCCCAACGATATGCAGGAGCCCAACGTGCTAACCTACCTGAAGGAAAAGAAAATCGACTTGGTCATCAACGTCCCGAAAAACCTCTCCAAAGGCGAGCTGGACAACGACTACAAAATCCGCCGCACCGCCGTGGATTCCGGCGTGCCCTTGCTGACGAATGCGCGGCTGGCGCGGGCCTTTATTCTGGCTTTCTGCACGCTGGGGATAGAGGACTTGAAAATTAAGAGTTGGAACGAGTATAAGGCGATGTAG
- a CDS encoding immunity 7 family protein has translation MVEVHGWITLRYSDYHSEDSEQNNFLYNFKQFLLRQYAGMLDDQVGRLTSRNGLACFTLTVQHNHLGVPFYPLEIFTWVADNSTGSYGLLHFHDDEDECQHNEFQVYVLKRGRLVKSKDLFLSPYVEEVEQDYDENHPPKD, from the coding sequence ATGGTAGAAGTACATGGTTGGATCACGTTGCGTTATAGCGACTATCACTCAGAAGATTCTGAGCAGAATAACTTTCTGTACAACTTCAAACAATTTCTGCTTAGGCAGTATGCAGGAATGCTTGATGACCAAGTGGGTAGGTTAACGAGCCGTAATGGATTGGCCTGCTTTACTCTTACAGTGCAGCATAATCATTTAGGCGTTCCATTTTATCCCTTAGAAATTTTTACTTGGGTAGCTGATAATTCAACGGGTAGCTATGGACTTCTTCATTTTCATGATGATGAAGATGAGTGTCAGCACAATGAATTTCAGGTGTACGTCTTGAAACGAGGCCGGCTTGTAAAGTCAAAAGATTTATTCCTGTCGCCTTACGTGGAAGAAGTAGAGCAAGACTACGACGAGAACCATCCTCCTAAAGACTAA
- the carA gene encoding glutamine-hydrolyzing carbamoyl-phosphate synthase small subunit, translated as MKTVKLILEDGTEIQGESFGAFTSAAGEVVFSTAMTGYPENLTDPSFAGQILVLTTPMVGNYGVPGEELYESISKIFESDKIHIAGLVVNYYSEEHSHWNAAKSLGDWLKEYNIPGICGVDTRLLTKKLREQGALLGKIVAADDVPFHDPNLDNLVAQVSPEGVQHYGSGQHKIVLVDCGTKTNIIRCFLERDVELIRVPWDYDFTTLDYDGLFLSNGPGDPKMCTATIQHLQKALTQDKPIFGICLGSQLMGLAAGGDTFKLKYGHRSHNQPVRLAGTQRCYITSQNHGFAVDTDTLPVEWKMLFENLNDGTCEGIKHTSKPFFSTQFHPEAAGGPEDTEFLFDDFLQAVVEYKEGK; from the coding sequence ATGAAAACCGTAAAACTCATCCTCGAAGACGGCACCGAAATTCAAGGCGAATCCTTCGGAGCCTTTACCTCCGCCGCGGGCGAGGTCGTGTTCAGCACGGCCATGACGGGCTACCCCGAAAACCTCACCGACCCCTCCTTCGCGGGCCAGATTCTGGTGCTCACCACACCCATGGTGGGCAACTACGGCGTGCCCGGCGAGGAACTCTACGAGTCGATTTCGAAGATTTTCGAGTCCGACAAAATCCACATTGCCGGGCTGGTGGTGAACTACTACTCCGAGGAGCACAGCCACTGGAACGCCGCCAAAAGCCTGGGCGACTGGCTGAAGGAATACAACATCCCCGGCATCTGCGGCGTCGATACCCGCCTGCTCACCAAGAAGCTGCGCGAGCAAGGCGCTCTGCTGGGCAAAATCGTGGCCGCGGACGACGTGCCCTTTCATGACCCCAATCTCGACAACCTGGTGGCGCAGGTGAGCCCCGAAGGCGTGCAGCACTACGGCAGCGGCCAGCACAAAATCGTGCTGGTGGACTGCGGCACCAAGACCAACATCATCCGCTGCTTCCTGGAGCGCGACGTAGAGCTGATTCGCGTGCCCTGGGACTATGATTTCACGACCCTCGACTACGACGGCCTGTTCCTGAGCAACGGCCCCGGCGACCCGAAAATGTGCACCGCCACCATCCAGCACCTGCAAAAGGCCCTAACCCAGGACAAGCCCATCTTCGGCATCTGCCTGGGCTCCCAGCTCATGGGCCTGGCGGCGGGCGGCGACACCTTTAAGCTCAAATACGGCCACCGCAGCCACAACCAGCCCGTGCGCCTGGCCGGCACCCAGCGCTGCTACATCACCTCCCAAAACCACGGCTTCGCGGTGGATACCGATACGCTACCCGTCGAGTGGAAAATGCTGTTCGAGAACCTGAACGATGGCACCTGCGAGGGCATCAAGCATACGTCCAAGCCGTTTTTCTCCACCCAGTTTCACCCCGAAGCGGCGGGCGGGCCGGAGGATACGGAGTTTCTGTTCGATGACTTTTTGCAGGCGGTGGTGGAGTATAAGGAGGGTAAATAG
- a CDS encoding endonuclease domain-containing protein, which translates to MEPTAENYLPQDKIFTADKKQYARLKLKERARGMRHEPTPAEAKLWQLLRGNQLGVKFRRQHSIDRYIVDFVCLTHRLIVELDGAGHLEPDQAAYDQGRTAYLQELGYRILRFTNEQALNLPRRVLATIKINL; encoded by the coding sequence ATGGAACCCACCGCCGAAAACTATCTGCCCCAAGACAAAATCTTCACGGCCGACAAAAAGCAGTACGCCAGGCTGAAGCTAAAAGAACGCGCCCGAGGTATGCGCCACGAGCCTACCCCGGCCGAAGCAAAGTTGTGGCAGCTCCTGCGCGGCAACCAGCTCGGCGTAAAGTTCCGCCGCCAGCACAGTATCGACCGCTACATCGTCGACTTCGTCTGCCTCACCCACCGACTGATTGTGGAACTGGACGGGGCCGGACACCTCGAACCCGACCAAGCCGCCTACGACCAAGGCCGCACCGCCTACCTTCAGGAGCTAGGATACCGCATCCTCCGCTTCACCAACGAGCAAGCCCTCAATCTACCCCGGCGCGTCCTAGCCACCATCAAAATCAACCTCTAA
- a CDS encoding 5-(carboxyamino)imidazole ribonucleotide synthase, with protein sequence MSADMHDVAMTPVLPGSEDAAGQQATLGVMGGGQLGRMFVHAAQRLGYFTAVLEPDAQSPAGQVSHHHIQTDYHDPAGLAQLAQLCQAITTEFENVPAQALQALALTRPVAPGAAVVGIAQNRIAEKALFTACADVSGVTCAPYAVIETLAQLQAVQDDRADLLPGILKTARLGYDGKGQVRVRTAVELAAAWAELGGAACVLEKLLPLTAECSVLVARGWDGQVVSFAPQRNVHVDGILAVTHAYEGNMPPALADRAREAAVSISQHLSYVGVLCVEFFVVADGSAHGGLVVNEMAPRPHNSGHYTLDACDVSQFDLQVRAMAGLPLPPPRHHSPAIMLNLLGEVWLDGNGGRREPDWPAVLSLPGTHLHLYGKVQARAGRKMGHLTITGPDVARVKTVARRAAGLLGLPGLDFI encoded by the coding sequence ATGAGCGCCGATATGCACGATGTAGCCATGACCCCGGTTTTACCGGGCAGTGAGGACGCCGCTGGCCAGCAGGCGACCCTGGGGGTGATGGGGGGCGGCCAGCTGGGCCGGATGTTTGTGCATGCCGCCCAGCGCCTGGGTTACTTCACCGCCGTGCTGGAGCCTGACGCGCAAAGCCCGGCCGGGCAAGTGAGTCACCACCACATCCAGACCGACTACCACGACCCGGCCGGGCTGGCGCAACTGGCCCAGCTGTGCCAGGCCATCACCACCGAGTTTGAAAACGTGCCCGCCCAGGCCCTGCAAGCGCTGGCGCTGACCCGGCCCGTGGCGCCGGGCGCGGCTGTGGTGGGCATTGCCCAAAACCGCATCGCGGAAAAAGCCCTCTTCACGGCCTGCGCTGACGTGTCGGGGGTGACCTGCGCGCCCTATGCGGTGATTGAAACGCTGGCCCAGCTGCAGGCCGTCCAGGACGACCGGGCGGATTTGCTGCCTGGCATCCTGAAAACCGCGCGCCTGGGTTATGACGGCAAGGGCCAGGTCCGCGTCAGGACCGCCGTTGAACTGGCCGCCGCCTGGGCGGAGTTGGGCGGCGCCGCCTGCGTGCTGGAAAAGCTGCTGCCGCTAACCGCCGAGTGTTCGGTGCTGGTGGCGCGCGGCTGGGACGGGCAAGTCGTCAGCTTCGCCCCGCAGCGCAACGTGCACGTCGATGGCATTCTGGCCGTGACCCACGCCTACGAAGGAAACATGCCGCCCGCCCTGGCCGATAGGGCCCGCGAGGCGGCCGTTTCCATTTCGCAGCATCTGAGTTACGTCGGGGTGCTGTGCGTCGAGTTTTTTGTGGTGGCAGACGGCAGCGCGCACGGCGGCCTGGTGGTCAACGAAATGGCCCCGCGCCCGCATAACAGCGGCCACTACACCCTGGACGCCTGTGACGTGTCGCAGTTTGACCTGCAGGTCCGGGCGATGGCGGGCTTGCCCTTGCCGCCGCCGCGCCACCATTCGCCGGCTATTATGCTCAACCTGCTGGGCGAGGTGTGGTTGGACGGCAATGGTGGGCGGCGGGAGCCGGACTGGCCCGCCGTGCTGAGTTTGCCGGGCACGCACTTGCACCTGTACGGCAAGGTGCAGGCACGCGCAGGCCGCAAGATGGGCCACCTGACCATCACCGGCCCGGATGTCGCCAGGGTCAAAACCGTGGCGCGGCGCGCCGCTGGTTTGCTCGGCTTGCCGGGGCTGGACTTTATCTAG
- the purE gene encoding 5-(carboxyamino)imidazole ribonucleotide mutase, which yields MNTLSTSNTPDTPGTASGQPLIGVVMGSSSDWDTMQHAVQMLAHFGVAHEARVVSAHRMPDDLFAYAEQAGPRGLQAIIAGAGGAAHLPGMMAAKTTLPVLGVPVASRHLQGVDSLHSIVQMPKGVPVATFAIGTAGAANAALFAVSLLALHDPGLATKLQAFRAEQTEAARAMTLPV from the coding sequence ATGAATACCCTTTCCACCTCCAACACCCCCGATACCCCCGGCACCGCTTCAGGCCAGCCCCTGATCGGCGTGGTCATGGGCTCCAGCAGCGACTGGGACACCATGCAGCATGCCGTGCAGATGCTCGCGCACTTTGGCGTGGCCCATGAAGCGCGCGTCGTGTCGGCCCACCGCATGCCTGACGACTTGTTTGCCTACGCCGAACAAGCCGGCCCGCGCGGCTTGCAGGCCATCATCGCCGGGGCAGGAGGGGCCGCCCACCTGCCGGGCATGATGGCCGCCAAAACCACGCTGCCCGTGCTCGGAGTGCCGGTGGCCAGTCGCCATCTGCAGGGGGTAGATTCGCTGCACAGCATCGTGCAAATGCCCAAGGGGGTGCCCGTGGCCACGTTTGCCATTGGCACGGCCGGGGCGGCCAATGCGGCCTTGTTTGCCGTCAGCCTGCTGGCCCTGCACGACCCCGGCCTGGCGACCAAACTGCAGGCGTTTCGCGCCGAACAAACCGAAGCCGCTCGCGCCATGACGCTGCCGGTATGA